A single Halarcobacter anaerophilus DNA region contains:
- a CDS encoding J domain-containing protein gives MGRELTYIFSSLIKWAIFFGILYLIFTNFGTFLIILFIFVAIGYYFFYQFKKKLKESSNQSFKFTFNGKDFSSGSGFNAKDFNFEQFEEQFRRGNFNTPPQFGEVEKAKEFFGFTSTPTKEEIKKRYKELAKKYHPDINHQDDTMMQQLNHYKEVLLKVYGN, from the coding sequence ATGGGTAGAGAGTTGACATATATTTTTTCAAGCCTTATAAAATGGGCAATATTCTTTGGAATTTTATATTTAATATTCACAAATTTCGGTACTTTTTTAATTATACTTTTTATCTTTGTTGCTATTGGATACTATTTTTTCTATCAGTTTAAGAAAAAACTAAAAGAGAGTAGCAATCAAAGCTTTAAATTTACTTTTAACGGTAAAGATTTTAGTTCAGGCTCAGGATTTAATGCAAAAGATTTTAACTTTGAACAATTTGAAGAACAATTTAGAAGAGGAAACTTTAATACTCCACCTCAATTTGGAGAAGTAGAAAAAGCAAAAGAGTTTTTTGGTTTTACATCAACACCGACAAAAGAAGAGATAAAAAAAAGATATAAGGAACTTGCAAAAAAATATCATCCGGATATAAATCATCAAGATGATACTATGATGCAACAATTAAATCATTATAAAGAAGTGCTTTTAAAAGTGTACGGAAATTAA
- a CDS encoding P-loop NTPase fold protein, giving the protein MTNIIDDKAIDKIKYDALDFDSYVHVLAESILEESSPPNIAIYGKYGSGKTSLVKLLINKIHLAPKQKNIINIFYDAWKFEHNNTDSLINLLSTLEKSIQLNKINFKEDVILNIFDYVKYIKIAISKIDNQKNEEKNSDNTSLLEIYELLKKLEDLLVEENFLLIFYIDNLDKCNSANCMKILESMNLIFDLKGFSFVITSDKKLLKDKLINSSIKDFEGYLDKTIQLPFYIPSFSGKMNDLLQNIYLRTNSNTELEKEIKDVLFSISSFNKLTPRLIIKLINRIKVCSKIYIKLNPNTQLSYENILSLFAISCTLEELFNGFHNVLIQSDTIAKYIIKIMQTELFYKDEFITNINILNDNKKLLIDLLENNFHILKMIFSTEAGKYWLENKAYRISTYEFLKSNNDIMEDMQINSLPVYKTDFMENIIPVKEKEIDPKKFISIPNSEYEISKYVVTNKWYEEFILSDGYNNTKYWIDLPSQIWLINNKITTLDEKYEKMIEKESIYYRKKFNKELKKEDFNKALQPIVYITYYEALAFCRYLTDIDEKYEYMIPSKRQWEYFANSGDKTRIYPWGNNWDNNYCNNASNQLNKTTEIGMFPQGDSKFGVSDMVGNVWVWTSTLDNNDYNYLKGGSWNFSDPSYFKISNSQMNFYNNPSYQHYDIGFLCIRKEKK; this is encoded by the coding sequence TTGACAAATATAATTGATGATAAGGCAATTGATAAAATAAAATATGATGCTTTAGATTTTGACAGTTATGTTCATGTATTAGCAGAAAGTATATTAGAAGAATCTTCTCCTCCAAATATTGCAATATATGGTAAATACGGTTCTGGAAAAACTTCTTTGGTTAAACTTCTGATTAATAAAATACATTTGGCACCTAAACAGAAAAATATTATAAATATTTTTTACGATGCTTGGAAATTTGAACATAATAACACAGATTCTTTAATCAATCTGCTAAGTACGCTTGAAAAATCTATACAATTAAATAAAATCAATTTTAAAGAAGATGTAATTCTTAACATTTTTGATTATGTAAAATATATCAAAATTGCCATTTCAAAGATTGATAATCAAAAAAATGAAGAAAAAAATAGTGATAATACTTCTCTTTTGGAAATATATGAGTTATTAAAAAAACTTGAAGACTTATTAGTAGAAGAGAATTTTTTATTGATTTTTTATATAGATAACTTGGATAAATGCAATTCTGCAAATTGTATGAAAATATTAGAAAGTATGAACCTGATATTTGATTTAAAAGGTTTCTCTTTTGTAATCACATCAGATAAAAAACTTTTAAAGGATAAGCTTATAAATTCTTCTATTAAAGATTTTGAAGGCTATTTAGATAAAACAATACAGTTACCTTTTTATATTCCCTCTTTTAGTGGTAAAATGAATGATTTATTACAGAATATCTATTTAAGAACAAATTCAAATACGGAGTTAGAAAAAGAGATAAAAGATGTACTTTTTTCTATCTCTTCTTTTAATAAATTAACACCAAGATTGATTATAAAATTGATAAATAGAATAAAAGTTTGTTCAAAAATATATATTAAATTAAATCCAAATACTCAACTCTCTTATGAAAATATACTCTCTTTATTTGCAATATCATGTACATTAGAAGAGTTGTTTAACGGATTTCACAATGTTCTAATTCAAAGTGATACAATCGCAAAATATATCATAAAAATAATGCAAACGGAACTTTTTTATAAAGATGAATTTATTACAAATATAAATATTCTAAATGATAATAAAAAGTTATTGATTGATTTGTTAGAGAATAATTTCCATATTTTAAAAATGATTTTCAGCACAGAAGCGGGAAAATATTGGTTAGAAAATAAAGCTTACAGAATAAGTACTTATGAATTTTTGAAATCAAATAATGATATTATGGAAGATATGCAGATCAACTCTTTACCGGTATATAAAACAGATTTTATGGAGAATATTATCCCTGTAAAAGAAAAAGAAATAGATCCTAAAAAATTTATATCTATACCTAATAGTGAATATGAAATCAGTAAATATGTTGTTACTAATAAATGGTATGAAGAGTTTATTTTATCTGATGGATATAATAATACAAAATATTGGATTGATTTACCTTCTCAAATCTGGTTAATAAATAATAAAATAACTACGCTTGATGAAAAATATGAAAAGATGATTGAAAAAGAGTCTATTTATTACAGAAAAAAGTTTAATAAAGAATTAAAAAAAGAAGATTTTAATAAAGCCTTACAGCCTATAGTTTATATTACTTATTATGAAGCTTTGGCCTTTTGTAGATATTTGACTGATATAGATGAAAAATATGAATATATGATTCCTAGTAAAAGACAATGGGAATACTTTGCAAATAGCGGTGATAAAACAAGAATTTATCCATGGGGTAATAATTGGGATAACAATTATTGCAATAATGCTTCAAATCAATTAAATAAAACGACTGAAATAGGTATGTTCCCTCAAGGAGATTCAAAATTTGGGGTAAGCGATATGGTTGGGAATGTTTGGGTATGGACATCAACTTTAGATAATAATGATTATAACTACTTAAAAGGCGGCTCTTGGAATTTTAGTGATCCTTCTTATTTTAAAATATCAAATAGCCAAATGAACTTCTACAATAATCCCTCTTATCAACATTATGATATAGGTTTTTTATGTATAAGAAAAGAGAAAAAGTAA